From Deltaproteobacteria bacterium, a single genomic window includes:
- the lpdA gene encoding dihydrolipoyl dehydrogenase yields the protein MSVYDVLVIGSGPGGYVAALRGAQLGLSVAIAEKDPSFGGTCLNVGCIPSKALLESSELVFKAKKEFAQHGIAVSPTVDLAKMQARKDSIVSQLTKGVAGLLKKAKVEIFAGSARFVAPGKVDVNGQVVEAKNIIIATGSVPSSLPGIAFDGERIVDSTGALAFTDVPETLVVIGAGAIGLELGSVWSRLGSKVTVLEYLPRILPGIDGEAAALALRIFARQGMTIETGVRVRAARVEGGSVIVTADGAKDGDAPREWTCDKLLVATGRRPYTDGLDLVAAGLTTDERGRIPIDGHLRTNVPGIWAIGDVVAGPMLAHKASEEGVAVVERIAGRAGHVNYNAIPGIVYTEPEIAGVGKSEEDLRAEGIEFKKGSFPFAPNGRAKALGAKEGFVKILTDARTDRILGAHVIGPRAGDLIAELVIAMEFGASAEDIGRSIHAHPTLAEVIKEAALAAGEGALHV from the coding sequence ATGTCGGTTTATGACGTGCTCGTGATCGGGTCGGGGCCCGGCGGCTACGTTGCGGCCCTGCGTGGCGCGCAGCTCGGCCTGTCGGTCGCCATCGCGGAGAAGGACCCGAGTTTCGGCGGCACATGCCTCAACGTCGGTTGCATCCCCAGCAAGGCGCTGCTCGAATCGAGTGAACTCGTCTTCAAAGCGAAGAAGGAATTCGCGCAGCACGGCATCGCGGTTTCGCCCACGGTCGATTTGGCGAAGATGCAGGCGCGTAAAGACAGCATCGTCTCGCAGCTCACCAAGGGAGTGGCGGGGCTTTTGAAGAAGGCCAAGGTCGAGATCTTCGCGGGCTCGGCGCGTTTCGTCGCTCCCGGCAAGGTCGACGTGAACGGTCAAGTGGTTGAAGCGAAAAACATCATCATCGCGACGGGTTCCGTTCCATCGTCGCTGCCGGGCATCGCGTTCGACGGCGAGCGCATCGTCGATTCCACCGGCGCGCTCGCGTTCACCGATGTGCCCGAGACGCTCGTCGTCATCGGAGCCGGCGCGATCGGCCTGGAACTCGGCTCGGTGTGGTCGCGGCTCGGGTCGAAGGTGACGGTGCTCGAATATTTGCCGCGCATCCTGCCCGGCATCGACGGCGAGGCGGCGGCGCTGGCCTTGCGCATCTTCGCGCGGCAGGGAATGACGATCGAAACGGGCGTTCGCGTGCGCGCGGCGCGCGTCGAGGGCGGCAGCGTGATCGTCACGGCCGACGGGGCGAAGGATGGCGACGCTCCGCGCGAGTGGACCTGCGACAAACTGCTCGTCGCGACGGGACGAAGGCCCTACACGGACGGGCTCGATCTCGTTGCGGCGGGGCTCACCACCGACGAGCGCGGGCGCATTCCGATCGACGGGCATCTGCGGACAAACGTCCCCGGCATCTGGGCGATCGGCGACGTGGTCGCCGGACCGATGCTTGCGCACAAGGCATCCGAAGAGGGCGTGGCCGTCGTGGAGCGCATCGCCGGGCGCGCGGGCCACGTCAATTACAATGCCATTCCCGGTATCGTTTACACCGAGCCCGAGATCGCGGGCGTGGGCAAGTCGGAAGAGGATCTGCGCGCGGAGGGAATCGAGTTCAAGAAGGGGTCATTTCCCTTCGCGCCGAACGGCCGCGCCAAGGCGCTGGGCGCGAAGGAAGGCTTCGTCAAAATCCTCACCGACGCGCGCACCGACCGCATTCTCGGCGCGCACGTGATCGGGCCGCGCGCGGGGGACCTCATCGCCGAGCTCGTGATCGCGATGGAGTTCGGCGCGTCGGCCGAAGACATCGGCCGGTCGATTCACGCGCACCCCACGCTGGCCGAGGTCATCAAGGAAGCGGCGCTCGCCGCGGGCGAAGGAGCGCTGCACGTCTGA
- a CDS encoding 2-oxoglutarate dehydrogenase E1 component: MPTNGNGGAMRVDNLAYAEQMYQRWLDDASSVPAEWRDYFGADIREAHERVPVGPRFQARSIFNPATAVAEREFHQCGGVHCDRHMGVLRLIDAYRRNGHHGANLDPLGLNLIPPIPEPKLADFGLSDADLDTRYLAGDFIPGAVLTLRDLRERLRACYAHTVGVEFAHMNDRTQIEWIRNLMESGRFLDRVTSDVERVAVDYVIRGEAFEQFLHRKFVGTKRFSLEGAEALIPALHLMVEAAAEKDVETLIFGMAHRGRINVLANILHKKFEMIFNEFEDIVDPRLSFGSGDVKYHLGYNDIHRTASGREVWLSLTPNPSHLEAVNPVVEGRCRARQDRLGVTKRHKVLPVLIHGDAAFAGQGLVPETLNLGMLSGYGTGGTVHIVINNQLGFTTPPKFARSTIYCTDVAKMLGVPIFHVNGDDVRSFVGVVLAALEFRQTFGIDAVVDMYCFRRYGHNETDEPSFTQPRMYKKIAEHPGVRTLYSRDIVSRGVATEADLESIRQDYLERLETAYRKTSESTPRPVEVSSLKGPWSGIRVGTMDDFAEPFRETAIARETVEQIARRVTYLPEAFQPHRKLRKLLDDRLKMGLGELPIDWGMGEMLAYGSLVRDRIPVRLSGQDCRRGTFSHRHVVFVDMETEDEYTPLANIRDDQAAFNAHDSLLSEAAVLGFEYGYAFESPYALVIWEAQFGDFVNGAQVIVDQFITSAEMKWKRHCGLVMLLPHGYEGQGPEHSSARPERFLALAAECNIQVCNVTTPAQFFHMMRRQMLREFRKPLVVMTPKSLLRHRAAVSAVGDFTDGWFHDVIPDPAAPASAKVDRVLLCSGKIYYDLAEVRDAKKLPNVAIHRIEQLYPFPKTRVLELLEMYPNAKVSWVQEEPANQGGWYYMFEQFDVAYEGRYSLHRVSRKASASPATGSVRKHLDQQRAIIAEALGIEA, encoded by the coding sequence ATGCCCACGAACGGAAACGGCGGCGCGATGCGCGTGGACAATCTCGCGTACGCCGAGCAGATGTATCAGCGGTGGCTGGACGACGCGTCGTCCGTGCCGGCGGAGTGGCGCGATTATTTCGGCGCTGACATCCGCGAAGCTCATGAGCGCGTACCGGTCGGTCCGCGCTTTCAGGCGCGAAGTATTTTCAATCCCGCCACGGCGGTGGCCGAGCGCGAGTTTCATCAGTGCGGCGGCGTTCATTGCGATCGCCACATGGGTGTGTTGCGTCTCATCGATGCCTATCGCCGCAACGGTCACCATGGCGCCAATCTCGATCCGCTTGGCCTCAATCTGATCCCCCCGATCCCCGAGCCGAAGCTCGCCGATTTCGGCCTTTCCGACGCGGACCTCGACACCCGCTACCTGGCGGGTGACTTCATCCCGGGCGCGGTGTTGACGCTGCGCGATCTTCGCGAGCGACTTCGCGCCTGCTACGCGCATACGGTCGGGGTCGAGTTCGCGCACATGAACGACCGGACGCAGATCGAGTGGATCCGCAATCTGATGGAGTCAGGGCGGTTTCTCGACCGCGTGACGTCCGACGTCGAACGGGTCGCGGTCGATTACGTCATTCGCGGGGAGGCGTTCGAGCAGTTTTTGCACCGCAAGTTCGTCGGCACCAAGCGGTTTTCGCTCGAAGGCGCCGAAGCGCTGATTCCCGCCCTGCATCTGATGGTCGAGGCGGCGGCCGAAAAGGACGTCGAGACGCTGATTTTCGGCATGGCGCATCGCGGCCGCATCAACGTGCTGGCGAACATCCTGCACAAGAAATTCGAAATGATCTTCAACGAGTTCGAGGACATCGTCGACCCGCGCCTTTCGTTCGGGTCCGGCGATGTGAAGTATCACCTCGGATACAACGATATCCACCGCACGGCGAGTGGCCGCGAGGTGTGGCTCTCCCTGACGCCGAACCCCAGCCATCTGGAAGCCGTGAACCCGGTCGTCGAGGGGCGATGTCGCGCCCGTCAGGACCGCCTGGGCGTCACGAAGCGGCACAAGGTGCTGCCGGTTCTGATTCACGGCGACGCGGCGTTTGCGGGGCAGGGACTCGTGCCGGAAACGCTGAACCTGGGCATGCTGTCGGGCTACGGCACGGGCGGCACGGTGCATATCGTCATCAACAACCAGCTCGGGTTCACCACGCCGCCCAAGTTTGCGCGCTCGACGATCTACTGCACCGATGTGGCGAAGATGCTCGGCGTGCCGATTTTCCACGTCAACGGCGACGATGTTCGCTCGTTCGTCGGGGTGGTGTTGGCGGCGCTGGAGTTTCGTCAGACCTTCGGCATCGACGCGGTCGTGGACATGTACTGCTTCCGCCGCTACGGCCACAACGAAACCGACGAACCCAGTTTCACGCAGCCCCGCATGTACAAGAAGATCGCCGAGCATCCCGGCGTGCGGACCCTCTATTCGCGCGACATCGTTTCGCGCGGTGTCGCGACGGAGGCCGATCTCGAGAGTATTCGGCAGGATTATCTCGAACGACTCGAAACGGCGTACCGTAAGACGAGTGAATCCACGCCTCGGCCTGTCGAGGTGTCTTCGCTCAAAGGGCCGTGGTCGGGCATCCGGGTCGGCACCATGGACGACTTCGCCGAGCCGTTCCGGGAAACCGCCATCGCGCGCGAGACCGTGGAGCAGATCGCGCGCCGCGTGACGTATTTGCCCGAGGCGTTTCAACCGCACCGCAAGCTGCGCAAATTGCTCGACGACCGGCTGAAAATGGGCCTCGGCGAGTTGCCGATCGACTGGGGCATGGGCGAAATGCTGGCCTACGGCAGCCTCGTCCGCGACCGCATTCCCGTGCGTCTTTCGGGTCAGGACTGCCGTCGCGGAACATTCAGCCACCGTCACGTCGTGTTCGTCGACATGGAGACGGAAGACGAGTACACGCCGCTCGCCAATATCCGCGACGATCAGGCGGCGTTCAACGCGCACGACAGTTTGCTTTCCGAGGCGGCGGTGCTGGGCTTCGAATACGGTTACGCGTTCGAGTCTCCGTACGCGCTGGTCATCTGGGAGGCGCAGTTCGGCGACTTCGTGAACGGCGCACAGGTGATCGTCGATCAGTTCATCACGTCGGCCGAGATGAAGTGGAAGCGCCACTGCGGGCTGGTGATGCTGCTGCCGCACGGTTACGAAGGGCAGGGACCGGAGCACTCATCGGCGCGGCCCGAACGATTTCTCGCGCTCGCCGCCGAGTGCAACATTCAGGTTTGCAACGTCACCACGCCGGCGCAGTTCTTCCATATGATGCGCCGCCAGATGCTGCGCGAGTTCCGCAAGCCGCTCGTCGTGATGACGCCCAAGAGTCTGCTGCGTCACCGCGCGGCGGTTTCCGCGGTCGGGGATTTCACTGATGGCTGGTTCCACGACGTGATTCCGGACCCGGCCGCTCCCGCGTCCGCCAAGGTGGACCGGGTGCTGCTGTGCTCGGGAAAGATCTACTACGATCTCGCCGAAGTGCGCGACGCGAAAAAGCTCCCAAACGTGGCCATCCACCGAATCGAACAGCTCTACCCGTTCCCCAAGACGCGCGTGTTGGAATTGCTGGAGATGTACCCCAACGCGAAGGTCTCGTGGGTGCAGGAAGAGCCGGCGAATCAGGGCGGCTGGTACTATATGTTCGAGCAGTTTGACGTTGCGTACGAAGGGCGGTATAGCCTCCATCGCGTATCCCGAAAGGCCTCGGCCAGCCCCGCGACCGGCAGCGTGCGCAAGCATCTCGACCAGCAGCGGGCGATCATCGCCGAAGCCCTGGGCATCGAGGCCTGA
- a CDS encoding peptidase M75, with the protein MSCTQFRFAPTLIAAMAVLAIVTGCPPTDDDESASTGFDDAVVIEDFTDQVVIPTYAWLAAAAGDLNDAVAALTASPTETTHAAAKAAWVATRMPWEQSEGFLFGPVDTYGIDPALDTWPVNKTDLDAVLSGPDDLTMEYVSNLDPSLKGFHSIEYLLFGEDSEKAVEGFTAREFEYLVALTGELAANADTLASSWTDGVDGGEPYGDIFRGAGTNSAYPSLGSAAQEIVEGMIGICDEVANGKIADPFDNQDPNLVESQFSFNSLADFSDNMRSVRNAFNGSVPDAETAGTGLGSWVESRDADLAAQINDLIDQSIAALGEISHPFRDAILDPAAEDTIIAAQAVINELRVVLEDDLIALVLE; encoded by the coding sequence ATGTCGTGCACGCAATTCCGTTTCGCTCCCACGCTGATCGCCGCGATGGCGGTATTGGCAATCGTCACAGGTTGCCCCCCTACCGATGACGACGAGTCGGCGTCCACCGGCTTCGACGACGCGGTCGTGATCGAGGACTTCACCGATCAGGTTGTGATTCCGACCTACGCATGGCTCGCCGCCGCGGCAGGCGACCTGAACGACGCCGTAGCCGCGCTGACCGCGTCGCCCACCGAGACGACGCACGCCGCCGCGAAGGCCGCGTGGGTCGCCACCCGCATGCCGTGGGAACAAAGCGAGGGATTTTTGTTCGGGCCCGTCGACACTTACGGCATCGATCCCGCGCTCGACACCTGGCCGGTGAACAAGACGGATCTCGACGCCGTACTCTCGGGTCCCGACGACCTCACCATGGAATACGTCTCGAACCTCGACCCGTCGCTCAAGGGTTTCCACAGCATCGAGTATTTGCTCTTCGGCGAGGACAGCGAGAAAGCGGTCGAAGGTTTCACCGCGCGAGAATTCGAGTATCTGGTCGCCCTCACCGGAGAGCTGGCGGCCAACGCGGATACGCTGGCGTCATCTTGGACCGACGGCGTCGACGGCGGCGAACCCTACGGCGATATCTTCCGCGGCGCGGGGACCAACAGCGCTTATCCGTCGCTGGGGTCCGCGGCCCAGGAGATCGTGGAAGGCATGATCGGCATCTGCGACGAGGTCGCCAACGGCAAGATCGCGGACCCCTTCGACAATCAGGACCCGAATCTCGTCGAGAGCCAGTTCAGCTTCAACTCGCTCGCCGACTTCTCCGACAACATGCGAAGCGTGCGCAACGCGTTCAACGGCTCCGTCCCCGACGCCGAGACCGCCGGAACCGGGCTCGGGTCCTGGGTCGAGTCGCGCGACGCGGACCTGGCCGCCCAAATCAACGACCTGATCGACCAATCGATCGCGGCGCTCGGCGAGATCTCCCATCCGTTCCGCGACGCGATTCTCGACCCGGCGGCCGAAGACACGATTATCGCGGCCCAGGCCGTCATCAACGAACTGCGCGTCGTGCTCGAAGACGATCTGATCGCGCTCGTGCTCGAATAG
- a CDS encoding thiol oxidoreductase, which yields MSDDESPREQPLAGGDTTVFDRTSNAYLKPAPNLTDDNLDLHMEGDLAFDAVFVTSPAIVNPGLGPVFNNTACVNCHVRNGRGLPVTGTGGVGSPALVRVSLPPGSGTPDVPGGAVPVPGMGTQIQDHAIYGYDPEATVTIAWTYYDAAYPDGTPYTLRAPTLTIETPDGAGLPPGAQTSLRIPPPVFGLGLLEAIDEETLIALSDENDENGDGISGRVNYVWDAALAEHVVGRFGLKANQPHLLQQAAAAYVNDIGVTNALFPESDGSTDIEEPVLEAAAFYTQTLGVPARAAWDDPAVIHGERLAESIGCMSCHAPTVKTGEHALAELSNQTIHPYTDLMLHDLGPGLADNREDFAASGGEWRTAPLWGLGLVQTVLPETGFLHDGRARTIEEAILWHGGEAENAKARFRDLDAEERAAVLLFLGSL from the coding sequence TTGTCCGACGACGAGAGCCCACGCGAGCAGCCGCTCGCGGGCGGCGACACCACGGTCTTCGACCGCACTTCGAACGCCTATCTCAAACCCGCGCCGAATCTGACCGATGACAACCTCGACTTGCACATGGAAGGTGACCTCGCCTTCGACGCCGTTTTCGTGACGTCGCCGGCAATCGTGAATCCCGGCCTCGGTCCGGTCTTCAACAACACCGCATGCGTAAACTGCCACGTGCGAAACGGACGCGGCCTGCCCGTCACCGGCACCGGGGGCGTTGGTTCACCGGCCCTTGTCCGCGTCAGTTTGCCCCCGGGGTCCGGCACGCCGGACGTTCCCGGCGGCGCGGTGCCCGTGCCCGGCATGGGGACTCAGATCCAGGACCACGCCATCTACGGATACGATCCCGAGGCGACGGTCACGATCGCGTGGACGTACTACGACGCGGCCTATCCCGACGGGACTCCCTACACCCTGCGCGCACCGACGCTCACGATCGAAACGCCCGACGGTGCGGGTCTCCCGCCGGGTGCGCAGACTTCGTTGCGTATCCCGCCGCCCGTCTTTGGCCTCGGTCTGCTGGAGGCGATCGACGAAGAGACCCTGATCGCTCTCTCGGACGAAAACGACGAAAACGGTGATGGGATCTCCGGCCGCGTCAATTACGTTTGGGATGCGGCGCTCGCCGAGCACGTGGTTGGCCGATTCGGTCTCAAGGCCAATCAGCCGCACCTGTTGCAGCAGGCCGCCGCCGCCTACGTCAACGACATCGGCGTCACGAACGCCCTGTTCCCGGAATCCGACGGGAGCACGGACATCGAGGAGCCCGTGCTGGAAGCCGCGGCGTTCTACACGCAGACGCTCGGGGTTCCCGCGCGCGCGGCCTGGGACGATCCGGCCGTGATCCACGGCGAGCGGCTCGCCGAGTCGATCGGCTGCATGTCGTGTCATGCACCCACGGTGAAGACGGGCGAACACGCGCTGGCGGAACTCTCGAATCAGACAATCCACCCCTACACCGACCTGATGCTGCACGACCTGGGACCCGGCCTCGCGGACAACCGCGAGGATTTCGCCGCGTCGGGCGGCGAATGGCGGACCGCGCCGCTTTGGGGATTGGGTCTTGTGCAGACCGTGCTGCCGGAAACCGGTTTCCTGCACGACGGTCGCGCGCGCACCATCGAAGAGGCGATCTTGTGGCACGGCGGCGAGGCCGAAAACGCCAAGGCGCGATTCCGGGACCTCGACGCGGAGGAACGGGCGGCGGTGTTGCTGTTCCTCGGAAGCCTATGA
- a CDS encoding 50S ribosomal protein L28: protein MARTCEVCGKRRQVGMNVSHAHNRTKKVWNPNLQRVRVVAENGSRKRMVLCTQCITRGNVRKPAA from the coding sequence ATGGCCCGGACATGTGAAGTTTGTGGAAAGCGCCGGCAGGTGGGAATGAACGTGAGTCACGCCCACAACCGGACAAAGAAAGTCTGGAACCCGAATCTCCAGCGGGTTCGCGTGGTCGCCGAAAACGGCTCGCGCAAACGCATGGTTCTTTGCACGCAGTGCATCACGCGGGGCAATGTGCGTAAGCCGGCCGCCTGA